Part of the Polyangiaceae bacterium genome, CTGCGGCGGCAAGTGCGTGGACACGGACACCGACCCGGCCAACTGCGGCGCCTGCGGCACCGCCTGCCCCACGGGCCAGGTCTGCTCGGTCGGCGTGTGCGGCGTCAGCTGCACCGGCGGCGCCACCAAGTGCGGCACGGAGTGCGTGGACATCCAGAGCAACCCGAACCACTGCGGCGGCTGCGCTGCGGCTTGCCCCAGCGGCCAGGTCTGCTCGGCGGGCGCGTGCTCGACCAGCTGCGGCACGGGCTACACGAAGTGCGGCAACTCTTGCGTGGACGTCAAGAACGACAAGAACAACTGCGGCGCCTGCGGCACGGTCTGCCCGAGCGGTCAGGCCTGCCTCCAGGGCACCTGCGGCTCCTGCGACGTCAACACCACCGACTGCGACGGTGACGGCTTCGCCGGCAAGAACGAGGGCGACTGCTGCGAGGTCCCCGGCGTGTGCGGCGCGAACCCGCAGCTCGTGAACCCCGGCGCCCTCGAGGTGGTCGGCAACGGCATCGACGACAACTGCAACGGCCTGGCGGACCTCTTCGACAAGTCCGACACCCAGGACTGCGACGCTGCGCTGACCAGCGACTCCTCGGACGCCAAGGACTACGGCAAGGCGCTCGGCATCTGCCGCACCACCGAGGAGACCCCGGCCAACAAGAAGGACAAGACCTGGGGCCTCATCGAGGCGGAGATCCTCCGCGCCGACGGCACGCCGCTCGGCGACGCCCGGGCGCGCAGCATCCGCCAGAAGTTCGGCGACAACATCACGAGCCTCGAAGGCAAGAGCATGGTCGTCCTGTCGAGCGGCATCGCCTCCGACAAGACCCAGACCACCCCGGGCCCGAACGCTGGCCTCTCGACGAGCCACACCCCGAGCTCCAGCGTGAACATCTCGAGCTGCACGAGCGCCAAGTGCATCAAGGACTGGTACTCGACCGCAAATGGCACGCTCAAGGGCGCGAACCAGTTCCCGCAGGCGCCGGCCTGCGGCACCCCCGGCGGCGGCAACGCCAACGACTCGGTCATGCTGCGGCTGCGCCTGCGTGCGCCGAGCAACGCCCGCTCGTTCTCCTTCAACAGCTACTTCTTCTCGGCGGAGTACCCGGAGTACGTCTGCACGGGTTACAACGACCAGTTCGTGGCCCTGGTGGACACGCCGAGCGGCACCCCGCAGCCCATCGCGAACCCGGTCGACAAGAACCTGATGACCTACATCGACCTCTCGACCAACCAGAAGTGGCCGGTCGGCATCAACATCGCGAAGGGCACCAACCTGTTCGCAGTGTGCGATCCCAAGGTCAGCGTGGCCGGCTCCGGCTGCCAGGACACCGACATCAACCCGGCGTCCTGCTCCCTCGGCGTGACCGACCTGCTCGGCACCGGCTTCGAAGCCACCCCAGCGACCAGCTGCAACGTGGTCGGCGGCGGCACCTACTGGCTCACCACCGCGGGCAACGTCATCCCGGGGCAGATCGTGGAGCTCCGCTTCTCGATCTTCGACGTGGGTGACTCCATCCTCGACTCCCTGGCCCTGATGGACGGCTTCAAGTGGCTCCCGAACGCCACCCTGCCGGGCACCGGCGGCTGAGTCGTCGATAGAAGCGCCTTCCCTCGGGAGGGCAGCGGCGGGCGTCCTTCGGGGCGCCCGTCGTCGTTTGTGCCGGCTCGCGAATGCGCCGCAGTTCGGCGCGGTGGCCGCGTGGGGTTGGGGTCCCCACGCCGGGGAGTGGGGCGAAGCCCCACCGAGAGCACCGGCGAGGCCGGCGGACGCCGGGAATCGGGTCGCGCCAGTCGCGAGGTGTGTCCTGGTGGGAAATGCTCATATTCTCCCCACCCATGGGGCCGACCTACTGGGACTACCTGAAGCTCGATCGCCTGCTCGACCTGCAAGGCGGGGTCGAGGGCGACGAGAGCGCGCTCATGCCCGACGAGCTGCACTTCATCATCGTGCACCAGGCCTACGAGCTCTGGTTCAAGCTGGTGCTGCGCGAGCTGCGCGACGCCCGCGACCACCTGGCGGCGCCGCGGGTGCCGGAGGACGAGGTCCCTTACGTGGTGCACCACCTGCGACGGGTCACCGAGATCATGAAGCTCGCGGTCGATCAGTTTCGCGTGATGGAGACGCTCACGCCGCAGGATTTCCTGGCCTTCCGCGACAAGCTGATCCCGGCCAGCGGCTTCCAGTCCTTCCAGCTCCGAGAGCTCGAGATCTTGCTCGGCCTCGACGACAAGGAGCGCATCGCCTACGCGGGCGCCGATCCCCTCGAGCACATCCGCGCCCTGTCCGCGACGTCGCCGGGGGGGAAGCTCGCCTGGAGCCGCATCGAGAAGGCGCGGAGCGAGCTCAGCCTGCGCGCGGCGATGCACGAGTGGCTGTACCGAACACCGCTCCAGGGCTCGAGCCCGAACGACCCCGCCGACGCCGCGGCGGTCCAGCGCTTCGTCTCGGACTACTTCGCCGCGCTCCAGCGCTCGAACCAGCAGAAGACGGAGAACCTGAAGGCGGCGCTCGGGGGCGACGCCGCGGCGATCGAGCAGCGCATGCGCGAAGGTGAAGCCGCCGCCAAGCGCTTCTTGTTCGCCGAAGACGCCCCGGCCGCCGAGCGGGGCCGGATCATGCGCGTCCGCGCCGGCGTGCTGTTCATCGAGAGCTACCGCGAGCTGCCGCTTCTGGCCTGGCCGCGCCTGCTCATCGACTCCGTGGTGGAGCTCGAGGAGCAGCTGGTCTTGTTCCGCTCGCGACACGCGCGCATGGTCGAGCGCATCATCGGGCGCCGCGTCGGCACCGGCGGCTCGAGCGGCGTCGACTACCTGGATCAGACGGCGCGCTATCGCATCTTCGACGAGCTCTGGTCGGTGCGGACGATCCTCCTGGCCAAGGAGCACCTGCCGAAGCTCGAACGCGCCGAGGCCTACGGCTTCGCGACCTGAGCCCGAGCTCGCTTCTGGCGCTGGTGCTCCTTGTGGACCACCGCGGCGGCGCGTTGGTAGCGCTTCTTGGGTGAAGGGGCGCGACCGGGGCCGGGGGCTTGCTCGTCGAGCGGCTCCTCGAAGCTCCCCGGCTCGTGTCCCAGCTCGAAGATGGTGAGCTCGCGCCGTCCGCGTTCCCCGATCCGCAAGGGCATCACCGAGGCGCCGACGCCGGCCCCCACGTAGACCGCGCCCGGAAACGAGCCCGCGCCGTTCCGCGCGCCGTACAGGCCGTGCACGTAGCGGTGTCCCGCGAGCCGACCGATGGCCAGCTCGTGCAGCCGAGCGAGCGTCACCTGACCCGCGTGAGTGTGACCCGAGAGCACGAGCGGAACCCCGTGGGCCCAGAGCGCGTCCGCCTCCTCCGCGATGTGCGAGAGCCCGATCGTCGGGAGGCCGGGCGAGAGTCCCCGCACCGCGTCGTCGTACGAAGCGTGACCCGTGTAGGCGTCGTCGAGCCCGACGATCTGCAAGCGCTGGCCCCGGAACGTGAGCGTGGTGTGCTGGTTCGAGAGCACCTCGGCGCCGCCGCGCGAAAGCGCGTGTCTCACCTCGGCCGCGCCAGCCCAGTAGTCATGGTTGCCGAGCACGCACACCACGGGCGCGTCGAAGCTCGAGATCAACCACGACAGCTGGTCCAGGTAGAGCTGGCTGTGACACACGAAGTCGCCGGTGATGACGACGACGTCGGGATGCTCGCGGTTGGTGAGCTCGACCGCCGTCTCCTGCACGGCCTCGGAGGTGACGCGCCCGACGTGCAGGTCGGTCAGGTGTGCGATGCGCAGGTGCGAAAGCGCCCCGACGTGGGCGCTCGGGCCCGCGAAGCGCCGCACGCGAAACTGGGCGGACAGCTTCTGCGCGCGCGCCGAGAGCGGGCGCGACGACGGGCGCTGGGCCTCGGCGTGCGATCCCGGGGTGGGGTGCGGTCGTGGCACGAGGCGTCATGGTAGCGCGCGTCCCCGGGCGGTCCCGCGCGGAATTTGCCTCTGCTTGGATGTCCCGCCCGCCCACCCCCACCGTAGTCCTCCGCCGGGGGCGAGCCCCCGGACCCCCGACGCGACTCGCTGCGCTCCTCGCGGGCTCGCTTCGCTCGCGTAGTTGCCCGAGAGGCATTCACGCGAGCGGGGCCGGCGCCACGCCGATGGGCAACTACTCAGAACCTGCCGCGCACGATCAGCTCTGCCCCGCCCCGGCGGCGGTAGGCACGCACCTGCGACCACATTCGTTCCACCGCCAAGCTCAGCTCCTCGCCGGGCTCCGGGGCCTCCCGGGTCGTGGTGCCGCTGGTTCGGCCGAGATCGAGCTCCGTGCCACGCGTGCGCCAGCCGTCGAGCAACGTCACCTCCAGGGCGGGCGCCGCCCAGCTCGGCGAAACCCGACGCTCAGCCGAGGCGTTGGTCGAGACCCCCATGGCGAGCATCGCTCCGAGGATGACGAGGCCGAGACGCATGACCGCTCATCTTGCAGACCCCGTGCCACGGAGACCTTGCGTCGAAAGTCGCGAAATCCCCGTCCGGCCACGCGGCCCGGACACCGAGCGCTGCTGGCCGCACCCCGCAGCTGATGCCTGGAGGCCGCAGGCTACTTGCCCAGCTTGCCGCTGATGTCCGACCCGAGCTTGTCGAGGTCGTCCATCTTCTTCTTCTCCGCCACCGTCGGCGCCTTCTTCTTGGGCGGGTCGTCCGACGGCGCCTTGGCCGCGACGGGGGTCGGATCACCGCCGCCGCCCGCAGCGGGCGCGGGCCCGCCACCGCCGCTCGGCTTGGCTTCCTCTTCAGCCTTCTTGGCTTCCTCCGCGGCCTTCTTCTTGGCGTCTTCCTCGGCCTGCTTGGCCGCGACGACCTCGAGGCTCTTGCGCGTGATCTCGATGTGACGCTTGCGCTCCTCGACGGACATTCCGGCCAGCGGATCGTCGGTGCTCGCAGCCACCGCGGCGGTCTTCTTCGGCTTGTCTCCGATCGACTTGAAGACGATCACGCCCCCAACCAGGAGCACCGCGCCGATGATCCCGAACAGGACCATCGGGTTGGACTTCTTCATCGGGATCGCGTCGAGCGATGCGTCAGCAGCCTTGGAGCTCGGGTTCTGGGGTGCGGCCATGGGCTCCGCAAGAGTACGTGCGGGAGCCCGCTCGGTCCAGCGCCAGCCGGTCTTCGGCCCGATCGAGCCTTCCGGCGGGCCCCAGCGCGCCAAACACGGCCGAAAGGCCCCATTTTCTCACATGCGCTCACACGTTGTCCCAGCTGAATTTCTCCGCCTCGAACGCGTGATCGGCCAGCCCCTTGATCAGCTCGTCGTCGTTGATGTCGATCAGGCCGAAGGCGTGCTTCACCCGGCGCTGAACCTGCCCGGCGAACACCTTGAGGAGGTCGATCTCCTTGGCCGCCTTCTCCGGGCCGAGCGCCTCGAGTGAGGCGTTGACCCGCGCGATCACGCACGCCAGCACGAACAGGTCGATCATGATGTTCGCGAGCCGGCGCGACGCGAGCTGCTTGCCGATGATGTTGCGGCCGTGCTTGCGCAGGATGCGGTCCACCGCCGCCGCAAGGTGCCGCGTCAGCTCCTCGAACACGGTCGTCGCCTCGTGGAGCTCCGGGCGGACGAGCGTGAAGCGGCTGCGCGCGCGAGGGATCCCGGTGACCAGGCTGGCCTGCTTCAGCGCGTACTGGCGCAGCACTCCGAAGCCCTTGATCGGGTCGTCGAAGATACCGCGCACGCTCGAGGACAGCTCCTTCAACTGGCTGCCCACGTCGTTCATGGCCGTCAGCGCGATGAACAGCCTCAAGATCTCGTTGGTGCCCTCGAAGATGCGGTTGATGCGCGCGTCGCGGATCATGCGCTCGTACGGGTACTCACACATGTAGCCGTTGCCGCCGGCTACTTGCAGCGCTTCGTCCGCCGCACGCCAGAGCGCCTCACTGGCGAAGACCTTGCTGATGGCGGCTTCGACGGCGTAGTCCTGGTAGCCGTTGTCGATCAGTGCCGCGACCATGTCGACCACGGCTTCCGTCGCATAGCAGTCCACGACCATCTGCCCGACCTTCAGCTTGATCATCCCGTACTCGCGGATGGGCTTGCCGAACGTGACCCGCTCGTTGGCGTACTTCGTGGAGAGCTCGATCAGCTTCTTCATGCCGCCGATGGCGCCGCCGCCGAGCCCCGTGCGGCCGTTGTTCAGGATCGCCATCGCGACCTTGAAGCCCTTGTTCTCCTCGCCCAGGAGGTTGGCGTGCGGTACGCGGACGTTGTCGAAATGGACGGTGGTGGTCGAGCTGGCCCTGAGGCCCATCTTGTCTTCGTGCGGCCCGACGCTCACCCCGGGCATGTCACGGGTGACGATGAAGGCCGAAATGTGCGGCTTGCCTTCCAGCTCGCCGGTGCGGGCGAAGACGGTGAAGAAGTCCGCCATGCCGCCGTTGGTGATCCAGAGCTTGTTGCCGTTCAGGACCCAGTCGTCGCCGTCGCGCTCCGCGCGGGTCTTCAGGGCGGCGGCGTCCGAACCTGCTCCGGCCTCGGTCAAGGCGAAGGCCGCGATCATCTCGCCGCTCGCCAGCTTGGCGAGGTAGCGCTGCTTTTGATCGTCGGTCCCGAACAAGAGGAGGCCGCGCATGCCGATGGAGCTGTGGGCTCCGATGGTCACGGCGACCGAGGCGTCGTGCTTCGCGATCTCCTGCAAGGTGCGGGCGTACGCTGCGCTCTTGAACCCGAGCCCGCCGTACTCCTCGGGGATGACGAGGCCGAACAGGCCGAACTGCTTGAGCTCCTCGATGAAGGTGCTCGGCATTTCGCCGGCCCGATCCCACTTGCGGAAGTCGTCGCTGCGAGGGCCGAGCAGCTGCTTGATCGAGTCGATCACGCCGTGGAGCGTCTCCTTCTGCTCCGGGGCCATGCTGGGATAGGGGATCAGGACCTGCTCTTCGATGATGCCCATGCACAGGGAGCTCATGAAGCTGACGCTGGTGTCGACCATGACCACCGACTAGAGCAGTTTGTCCGCCGATGGAACGGCGCGTGACCGGACTCGCCCAGGGCGGTCTCGCCGCGACCCGATCGCGCTCGGGGAAGGGTGGGGAAATCCCCGAGAAAGCCGGCCGGCAAACGCGCTTCGCGACGACCCTTGGAGGTCTCCGGAGGGCTCACGATTGGTCACATCTCTGCCGGTGCCGCCTCGGATCGAGAGAGAACCGCCAAGACGCCAGAAAGAACGCCAAGTTCGCCAGGGAGAAACTCACAAGTTCAGAGATTCGAAAATTGAGAAATCTCGGACTTGGCGAACTTTGCTCGCCCGGCACCGCACTTGGCGGTTTTCTGAGGGTCCAGGCGCCGCGGGCGAGATGTGAGCAATGGTCAGCCGGGTAGGCCGGCGGAGTCCTGGCAGGTCACGCTTCGCGGCAGCGAGAAACCTGCGCCACTCGAGGCGCGATGCCCACGGGCCGTGGGCGCAGAGCCACAGGTCGCCCGGAGATCTGCGCGGAAGACCCTGCTACTCGCCCTGGCACGCTGGTTGCGATGGGCACGCTCTCATGGCGCGTCTGCTGCTCACGCTGACTGCTCTCTTGGCCCTGTGCGTGAGTTGTTCCGCGCCGCTGGAGTCGGAGGCGACGGACTCGGCGGAAGAGCTCGAGCCGGAGGCGGCGGAGCCGGCCGAAGGCTCCGATTCGACTCCCGAGGGGTTCGTGCCGGAAGCAGCGACTGCCCCCCTACCCCACGGGCTCCACTTCGTCGTCATGGCGGAGGAGCACGCGTTCGTGGTGCTCGACACCTCGGCGGGAGACGAGGTCGGCTCCGGCCCCGTGGAGCTCGTGTCGGCGGAGGACGACGCGGAGATCCACACCTACCGCGTGGCGCTCGACGAACCGCTCGGGCCCGAGCCCTTCGTGCTGTTCGGACACG contains:
- a CDS encoding tryptophan 2,3-dioxygenase, which codes for MGPTYWDYLKLDRLLDLQGGVEGDESALMPDELHFIIVHQAYELWFKLVLRELRDARDHLAAPRVPEDEVPYVVHHLRRVTEIMKLAVDQFRVMETLTPQDFLAFRDKLIPASGFQSFQLRELEILLGLDDKERIAYAGADPLEHIRALSATSPGGKLAWSRIEKARSELSLRAAMHEWLYRTPLQGSSPNDPADAAAVQRFVSDYFAALQRSNQQKTENLKAALGGDAAAIEQRMREGEAAAKRFLFAEDAPAAERGRIMRVRAGVLFIESYRELPLLAWPRLLIDSVVELEEQLVLFRSRHARMVERIIGRRVGTGGSSGVDYLDQTARYRIFDELWSVRTILLAKEHLPKLERAEAYGFAT
- a CDS encoding metallophosphoesterase, giving the protein MSAQFRVRRFAGPSAHVGALSHLRIAHLTDLHVGRVTSEAVQETAVELTNREHPDVVVITGDFVCHSQLYLDQLSWLISSFDAPVVCVLGNHDYWAGAAEVRHALSRGGAEVLSNQHTTLTFRGQRLQIVGLDDAYTGHASYDDAVRGLSPGLPTIGLSHIAEEADALWAHGVPLVLSGHTHAGQVTLARLHELAIGRLAGHRYVHGLYGARNGAGSFPGAVYVGAGVGASVMPLRIGERGRRELTIFELGHEPGSFEEPLDEQAPGPGRAPSPKKRYQRAAAVVHKEHQRQKRARAQVAKP
- a CDS encoding acyl-CoA dehydrogenase family protein, with the translated sequence MVDTSVSFMSSLCMGIIEEQVLIPYPSMAPEQKETLHGVIDSIKQLLGPRSDDFRKWDRAGEMPSTFIEELKQFGLFGLVIPEEYGGLGFKSAAYARTLQEIAKHDASVAVTIGAHSSIGMRGLLLFGTDDQKQRYLAKLASGEMIAAFALTEAGAGSDAAALKTRAERDGDDWVLNGNKLWITNGGMADFFTVFARTGELEGKPHISAFIVTRDMPGVSVGPHEDKMGLRASSTTTVHFDNVRVPHANLLGEENKGFKVAMAILNNGRTGLGGGAIGGMKKLIELSTKYANERVTFGKPIREYGMIKLKVGQMVVDCYATEAVVDMVAALIDNGYQDYAVEAAISKVFASEALWRAADEALQVAGGNGYMCEYPYERMIRDARINRIFEGTNEILRLFIALTAMNDVGSQLKELSSSVRGIFDDPIKGFGVLRQYALKQASLVTGIPRARSRFTLVRPELHEATTVFEELTRHLAAAVDRILRKHGRNIIGKQLASRRLANIMIDLFVLACVIARVNASLEALGPEKAAKEIDLLKVFAGQVQRRVKHAFGLIDINDDELIKGLADHAFEAEKFSWDNV